TTGATGCAATTGTCCCTGGATTtgattatatccgttttctattgATCAATTATATTCCATCTTCATCATGTGTAGCTGGGTTTTATTTATTCCCATATTCTACATCTAGTGATTAATGGCTCCTTTATGACATAACCTGCAGATTGGTCAGAGTCATCCAACTGGTTTAACGGCTAATCTTCTGAAACTGTTTGAGCCCCGCCCACCTTTAGAATACAAACCACCACCTGAGAAGAGGAAATGCCCACCATATTCAGGTTTTTGCTCGTTATAACTATGCTAAAAGTATTCAAATGTTGTGTTTTCCCAATGCTAACTATTCATAAACtgtttttatttactttaccAGGAATAGCACaatttgttaataattttgcTGAGCCTGGTGATCCTCAATATGCTCCTCCGGTGCAGAAGGGTGAGACTCCGGTGAGTTTTTTGCATGCCTGGATATCTTGTGTTGCATAAAGTTAAGAAGTTTTGAAATCTCATGTTTTACTTTTGACTTTATACTCGGCAACTTTGATAAGGATGCAGAGACCAGTCTTATTAATCAGATACATTTCTTTATTGGCTGAGttgtattttattagttgAGTCCTTTagtatactaatatttaagttTCGATATTGAGTTGTTAGGTATTATTGTTGAGTCATGCCTGTAAGTATATGGGCCTATAGCTTCATCAGGGTTCAGGGTTCACTCAGTTTCTTACTCACAGGGCTATGtttcccatttcattttttgaagaaTTAAGTTAGAGTTCAACAAATACATTGTGCCCTCTTTGGAGGAGTGAACTCTTCGGAGGAAAGTCTGTTTTCGTTCTTCGTTTGttttccttcttttcttttcatcatCTAAATCATCTTCTCAGAGTTGAATATGCTCTGGGGTGGTGAGACAAGGTGTAGCGCAGTCTGGTCAGCGCATCTGTTTTGGGTACAGAGGGCCATAGGTTTTCTTGCCCATGTGGGAAAAAGTATTGGCTGATATATCTGTCTATATTCTTTaacataaaaatgtaattatgtGTTGTAGTACTTTTCAATGCGTCAATGATGTGCTGGCACACACTTGATTTGGCTAGAAGCATACTCCCTGATTCATGTATTCTTTGATCCTTCTTAACATTCTAGCTATGGTGACGTAAATGTTAATGTAGTTGTCTCAGTGTAGGCCAATAAACATTATGCGTCAAGTTGTGGGGGTATGTTGTTAACCAGTGACCCTGTATTATCCCCCCCCCCCAGTTTGAGAGATTGAGAACATGAGATGGGTTGATTTAGTGCTTGTTTAACAGTGAGACTAAAGATACCTTAGATTCTTTGCTTAGCCTTTATATTATCATCATTGTAAACATGCactaaatggatttatcttCTGTCCATTTGTGCAGACAGAAAGAAGGGCTAGGATTCACCAACTACGGTTGGAGGAGGGAGCCAAGAAGGCAGCAGAGGAGCTTGAGAAATGTAATTACTTATTTCTGTATCTTTAAtcttaatactccatccgtcccataaaaatagacactttttccatctctctccTACGTTACCAAGTGtgcattaaaacctgtgcTGAACCAAAAGtgtctatttttattggacCGAAGGTGTATTTGGTTGTATAATCTGACCACACTTCATTGGTGACACCAAAGGATAAACATTCTgttctctattattttatccaaatcatataaatgtgtgtgtatatatatatatatgtatgttcCTGTAAAAATTCTTATATACTAACTTGTAGGATTCAGCTCTTTGTCATTCACTGTTTATCTTATTAAGATATCTTGTGTGCAGATGATCCAAGTAATGATCCAAATATCTCTGGAGATCCATACAAGACGTTGTTTGTGGCTAGGCTTGTGAGTAATGAtgcatataaataattttattctatgCATTGTTTGGTAATTGGTATTGACCCTAGTCTACTTATATgatgtttttcatttcagaATTATGAGACAACTGAAAGCAGAGTTAAAAGAGAGTTTGAAGCTTATGGTCCTATCAAGCGGGTAGGTATTTTGGAACACCCAAGTGTGACTTGGGTTGTTGGTAAGAAATTTTACATGTATCTCACCAATGCCAAGCTAAATCATTTTCTCTTATCAACTAAAAAATGCATTGATGATTTAACCAAGAAAGATTTTCCCTTCCCTCGATCATGCACACAATCAAAAGAAACAGGAGAAAATCTTATGCTATGCTAATGCAAGGTGTTGTTGCTAAAAAATGGCTGTTGGATTTTGTTTATCTTGTTACATATCGGTTTTTATAgatttttcttctatatttctttttgtataAGACAGTTTCATGTGTTTTTAATCCAAATAAGTTTCATGGCCGCTTTTCCTCTCATCGTGATAATTTAACTAGTCTGGAAATGATAATGTCTTATTAATCATTAGCATGTCCTTTTTCCCATTATGGATGAAAAGCCATAATTATGTAATGTGACTTCCCACACCTGCAAGTTTATAGTATTTGCTCCTAACACTTGAACCTCAGTATGGTAAGATCAGGTTTGGAAGTTCCCCAGGTATAACTTTGTTAACTTGATTAGCATTAGGTTATTTTCATAACCCTTACTCCCCTCCACTCTTTTGGATTCAGAGTTCTCCTTCATCTCTTCACTCAATAGAGTTTAACACGTAAGTACCAAATATTTAAGAGGGGAAATCTTTCCCTTATTCATGTTTGCTCTCAATTTATTTCCCTTGAGGAACCATTTTAAGTCAAAAGATGATGCTTCATTCAAGAGAAGGTAATACATTAGTTTCCAAAGATCAGTGATGCTTTGTGCCTTTGGCTCTTACTTCAAGCTACCTGGAGAGGCAAATTTTACACTGGGTAAAACACATTGGGAGTATTAGCATCTCTTCTTTTCATTCTCTTGCTTTTCTAGTACAGAATGACTTATCCTACTAAAATCTTACTTTTGGATTTAAAGGctgtcaaaaaaaatttgctTCAGAAGTTCTCAAGGTATCCCGGTATTGAATGTTACTTATAGTCATTTTCagtgttatttatttaaaaaacaagTCCCTGGTAAGGGGAGGTTAGTGTACATGTGAACTGGTAAATTGGCTGCCGTTTTTAGTCACATCTAGCACTGATGGTGATGCATCTCGCCTGGAAGCTCCATAATTGAAAGGTGAGCACGGCTAATTAGGCATAGTGCCTGTCTGCCGTGCCCTTAGGCTTACATTACATTGTAGTAATGGGAATTCAAGCTGTGATTATGAAATGTTCTTTTGCTTTAGGGATGCGTTTACTTCCATCGTATCTTACTAACCAGGACATTTGGAGTTTCAGGTTCGTTTGGTCACGGATAAAGAGTCAAACAAGCCTAGAGGCTATGCCTTCATTGAATATGTGCATACAAGAGACATGAAAGGTTAGCTTCTACAATTTTCTCTCCCCCCCCCTCTAATCAACATCTGGCTATAATTGTCCATACGTCATGCAGCTGCATATAAACAAGCTGATGGGAAAAAGATTGATAACCGGAGGGTGCTTGTGGATGTTGAGCGTGGCAGAACTGTCCCATATTGGCGACCTCGCAGGCTTGGTGGTGGACTAGGGTCAACTCGAACTGGCGCTGAAGATGCCAACCAGAGGCCTCCAGGGAGGTAATCATAGTTGTATTTTTTCTACTCCTGGGGGATTTAAGGGTCAAGTTGAGATAGTTTTTGTACATTCATATTGTGCAGAAGCAACTAGATCTTGAGATGTTAAGGTGTGGAGTAATTTTTGCAGTTTGTTACCTCAACTCATATAGTATAACACTTGTTCCCTGTTTTGATGACCAGaaactaattttttccacTCTTTGTGCTTATTTTCCACCTTAGCTTTTTTTGATTATATTCACAAGTAGCAATCGTAAGTTCAACAGTGTTCTATGTTCTATAAAATACCCACCCACATTCTCTTCATGTTAGATGTCTTTTGCTTATCAATTTTCTGTTAAATTGTGATACCACTTTTCGAATATGATTTCCTGGTGACGTCGAAATTGAGATCGCAGctttttctgaaaaatatgatttatggAATAATTGGCTATCTGATTCCATTTGTTTTGGCATGCTGGCATATCAGAGAGCAAGTGCAGTCTGGAGGAATATCTCGATCTGAGGAGCCAAGGGGTGAAAGAGATAGGTAATTGAAGATTTACCAGCATAAAACACTAGCTATTTTCTGCTACTCTAAGTGATTCAGACATATCCTTAAGttttcctttatttctttcaGAAACAGGGAGAAGTCCCGAGAAAGGccgagggagagagagagagaaagatctCGTGAGCTGTCTCGTGAAATATCAAAGGAACGTGATCATAGGGAAGATAGGCACCATAGAGATCGTGACAAAACCAAAGAGAGGGAGCGGGAGAGAGACCGTGGCAGTGGTAGAGACCGTGGCAGTGGCAGGGACCGTGAAAGAGACCGAACACGGGACCGTGATAGGAGTGATAGGGGTCGAGATCGGGACCGCGGCCATGACCGAGATCGGGATAGGGAGCGTGACCACGACCGTCATCGTGAGAGGGACAGGGAAAAGTCAAAGGACTATGAAATCGGGGAGGATCAGGATCGTGGCCGTTCGCGTGACAGAGAGTACGAGTATGAACATTCTGATTCGAAGCATGAGAGGGGGGAAAGAGAAAGGAACTATGGTGTTGTAGATGCAGAAGATAGTCGTGGGTGGCCTGATCAGTCCGAGCATGGACATGGGCGTCCAGAAACTGATCATGATCGTGGGCATTATGACTATTATGGAAATCAAGGTCGGGGGCAATATGACAATCCTGAAAAGCCGGGGGATTATGATCGTTACAGAGAATATGACCGTGATAAGGATCACTATGATCAAATGGACGATGATGGTTATGCTTATGACCGTGCTGCATCTGAGCCACAAGACAGAGATTACTGCCGCTCTGATAGATCTCTTTCCCGTGAATACGAGTATTGAGACTCATGACCAACCCAAGTATGCAAATGCCCACATGACAATGTGACAGATCTCATAATACATGTTTCTCTTGGTTGTCAGTTGGAATTCTTAGACCAGATTGTTTTACTATCGTATAATGGTGGATTGCGTAATATTTCGTATGCTTTTCATATCTGGaacttttgaatttattttgtcatGTTCAAGTTGGGCTGGATTTCCCAGAAAACTCGTTTCTAGACTTTTGATGTGATTTCTGCTGTTGTATTTGACTTTGGATCTTTTGAACTTTATTCGATATgcttgttgttatttttatttcatgcGCAGGTGCTTTGATTTGAAAGCCAGTTTTTGCCAGATAGGAAAAAGTAAACTGAAAATGGTGTATAAAGTGTGCCAAAAATAGAACTTTGCTCTTACTCACTTAAATTATGTCATATTCCAATATCTAGTTTAACTACTCAAGAGTCCAAAACTTAAATGCGGGCCTTAAAATCTCGTCGTCGTACTAATTGTCTCAACAACATAGGCTTCTCTTTTGAACATAAACAATATATTCTATAAATGTGGTTGCGTAAGTAGGATGCCACTATGTATCAAAATACTCGCCTACACCTTCGTATGCCTTCTCGGGGCCCTGCTCGAAAAGTGCCGGAGCTTCCTTGGTTCCCCGCCTACCATTGTCATTTGTTGCTATGACAGAAACAATCTTATCTTTGATGCAGTTCTCAACAATATCCTTTTCATGTTCCGGAGTTGGCAGCCCAAGTAGAGAAAAACATTCTCTTTTGAAGTTCAAGTCTAGCGAAGACATGATCAAGCCTGAAATTGTTTTGGCAAGATCGGGTGCATAATTGCATATCTGcatgaaaaattcaaatgagaCTTCTACAGTTCAACAACCATCATAAGGGATGAGAATTCATGTAAAATTGAAGCACTATTATACGAGTTGTAGTTATTACAATGACattgtttttaaaatcacTCTCCTTTCAATCAATTTGCTAGTTCTACCAAAATcatatgaaacatttgtttttaaaatcacTCTCCCTTCATCAACTCTGAAGAGTGGATGTTACATTCTTTGCACCTAAAAGTTTGAGTAACTGTAACTGATGCTAGAGAAACAGATCAAATTACCTTAAATAACTCAAGTTTGTCTTTGGATTCTTTGACCTAGAATGCAAGTAAACATACCATCTTTATCGTACCTTGACAGCACGCTCACTGAGTAATGTTCCTGCATTCCTCTTCTTCAGGTCAGACAATGCAAGCTTGAGAGCTTTCCTGGTAAGGTACCTATCAGTTCTGTTACTGTGCGAGCAAGGCAATGTCCTGGCACCATGTTGAGGAAAAACGAGGACTATACATATGCATTAATggcatgtttggtaggggtgataactcatctagggatgGAATTTTATGAAAGAGAATGTTTGTAGTTTCTTGCAATATTTATGAAGTAAGAATAAGTTGCATATATTTCTCCTGAGGATATTGTTTATCATATATGTGGAGTGCAATATCAATGTGCGAGCACGGGGGTAAATTTTCCCACTCTAATATTGTGATGCCATCTTGATCTCCAACACTTTTTAGAACTAATCCATAATTTTTCCAGTCAATGCTGTTCAATGCTTCAAGAGATGATTGTGGCATTGAGCAGGGTGAGAAATCTTTGAAGTACAAGACCTAGAGACAAGAAAGAAAACTGTTAAACATAATACCGAAGTACTACATATATTCAGAAGTTTATTTCTCATCTTTGCCAAAAAAAACAGCCCTTGTAAGGGGAGAATGACCTCTGTTCTACGGCCATAGAATCTGGAGCAGGAAGGCTGGTCCAACATTGATACATTGCTGATGATGATTACAACTTCCATCACCTGGCCTGAGTTTTGGTGGTTTTCTCTGCTACAAGCTACCCCAGAACCAACTTTGAGATTCTTCCTGAAAATTTTGCAAGAACCAATTTGACTTATGGATCAGTTCCAGATGAGGTGGTAATTTTATGGAACTGTAATGCATATGCTAAGGTTGACAAACCATTTGAACAAGACAGCATGACCATTTGAACTGTAATGCATATGCTAATTCTCTTGCTGAGATGAATGGCTAGATCTATTGCTGAAGTGAAAACATAAAAGCTCAAACAAGAGAGAGTATATTAAGGATGTTTACTTTTGATGATTAGCCTAgataagtaaaaataaaaataatataggcTAATCCTTTGTTAACTTTGAAGGAGTGGAGTTCTGGTATATCCTATGGCCATTGACAACTTCTAGTTTGACTAATATCCTATTGAAAGGTGGGATTGGAAAATTCCTAGTAATGAGGATTTAAAGTACACAAACATCTATCTTACTAATCATGAAAAGTAAACAACCCCTACAGAAACGTATGTAGCCTGAGGAGATGTAAATTATTCGTGCACAAGGGGAAGAAGGGTTAAAGCAAATTCTCCCGAGTCAGgcagtaaataaaaaatcttatGTATTGCTTTTAACACCACAGATAGATAGTCAGCAATATCAAAAAGTTACTGTTGAATTAGAGATGGCATGTGTATTCTTAAGCATAAACCTTAATTTTTGGAGGATATACTTTTCATAAGGGTGGATTGTTTCAGACTATCTAATTAAAAAGTTTCCACATTTTCAAATATCTCAATCAGTTTCTCCCTTAAGTGCAGAAACA
The genomic region above belongs to Salvia hispanica cultivar TCC Black 2014 chromosome 3, UniMelb_Shisp_WGS_1.0, whole genome shotgun sequence and contains:
- the LOC125216593 gene encoding U1 small nuclear ribonucleoprotein 70 kDa; amino-acid sequence: MGDYGDAMMRNQNAAVQARTKAQNRANVMQLKLIGQSHPTGLTANLLKLFEPRPPLEYKPPPEKRKCPPYSGIAQFVNNFAEPGDPQYAPPVQKGETPTERRARIHQLRLEEGAKKAAEELEKYDPSNDPNISGDPYKTLFVARLNYETTESRVKREFEAYGPIKRVRLVTDKESNKPRGYAFIEYVHTRDMKAAYKQADGKKIDNRRVLVDVERGRTVPYWRPRRLGGGLGSTRTGAEDANQRPPGREQVQSGGISRSEEPRGERDRNREKSRERPRERERERSRELSREISKERDHREDRHHRDRDKTKERERERDRGSGRDRGSGRDRERDRTRDRDRSDRGRDRDRGHDRDRDRERDHDRHRERDREKSKDYEIGEDQDRGRSRDREYEYEHSDSKHERGERERNYGVVDAEDSRGWPDQSEHGHGRPETDHDRGHYDYYGNQGRGQYDNPEKPGDYDRYREYDRDKDHYDQMDDDGYAYDRAASEPQDRDYCRSDRSLSREYEY
- the LOC125210450 gene encoding type 2 DNA topoisomerase 6 subunit B-like, yielding MEVNSVQDILNLLISSAFRRCRMLDDLCRLSVSIKPTRSSVLISVSDTGTGNILEEFSQFEYKNNTVLSGKWDGLLSVMTTRSSDKEIHHLKFDLKEVVASRRLVRLPSVTKSGAKFRQSVFTSFACLMYCLPCKHIYFWFNFQWNWYIPPHICCSSGVLLNYLLLIVSSLHYVCMQILLLKAFKIAIELIVESGGGAKSYLLQNACSIQATNDVNSYNLTLGLEEYVSKHGNKLSEACHSCFSTGKNLKVGSGVACSRENHQNSGQVMEVVIIISNVSMLDQPSCSRFYGRRTEVLYFKDFSPCSMPQSSLEALNSIDWKNYGLVLKSVGDQDGITILEWENLPPCSHIDIALHIYDKQLPCSHSNRTDRYLTRKALKLALSDLKKRNAGTLLSERAVKICNYAPDLAKTISGLIMSSLDLNFKRECFSLLGLPTPEHEKDIVENCIKDKIVSVIATNDNGRRGTKEAPALFEQGPEKAYEGVGEYFDT